The following are encoded in a window of Rosa chinensis cultivar Old Blush chromosome 4, RchiOBHm-V2, whole genome shotgun sequence genomic DNA:
- the LOC112195863 gene encoding putative disease resistance protein At3g14460, whose product MSESSMARLRSLFMSDDQVPSTIFLKLRALRVLDLEEAGIEELPNSIGKLKHLRYLDISYTRIQALPKSIGKLYNLQTLRMRRTDLKKLPQEMKNLINLRHVYFDEEIEIPAGILGKLSNLRTLPYFSVGKETGPGIGELGGLKQLKGRLTILNLEHVKSEEEAKKAKLEEKRDVCELTFEWTRDDKNEEESESSTSSSINDEHEQVLEGLRPDTNLQRLQIEGFRGARFPSWVMCLNNLKKIKLFDCPNCEGVPALGQLPNLRRVKICRMDNLKCVGADGLDSFPLVEHMSIFGCPSLESIRITQGIASLRELIIKDCDNLTSLPTTQGGIASLELEISKCDRLSSLPSGLLLRCTSLKLRYCPNLTSIFPITQDMPSSLRKLTITACTGLSSLPLSGLLSLDELRIYDCSSLAPSISVPSGVLRRLIVLNCEELTSISMTTSSLLLLELCIGNCNNLQSIVPADLQGFPCLRELIIRHCGKLKYLPTGFHCLTRLKKLFIGPFWEELHSFPEFQLPPHSQLEELTLRGWPKLKSLPQQIQHLTCLNKLYISGFEGVDALPEWLGNLTSLEILEIRNCENLKYLPTLQAMQRLTKLEMIYITRCPLLKENCTKDTGPEWPKIAHIPTIDI is encoded by the exons ATGTCAGAGTCAAGTATGGCAAGATTGCGCTCTCTATTTATGAGTGATGATCAAGTCCCCAGTACCATTTTTCTAAAGTTGAGAGCTTTACGTGTCTTAGATTTAGAAGAGGCGGGTATAGAGGAGTTGCCGAATTCAATTGGCAAGTTGAAGCATTTGAGGTATCTAGACATTTCCTACACAAGAATCCAGGCACTCCCAAAATCTATTGGCAAGCTGTATAACCTTCAAACACTGAGAATGCGTCGTACAGATCTCAAAAAGTTGCCGCAGGAAATGAAAAACTTGATCAACTTGAGACATGTTTATTTTGATGAGGAAATTGAGATTCCAGCTGGTATATTGGGGAAATTGTCCAATCTTAGAACATTACCTTACTTCAGTGTGGGCAAGGAGACAGGACCTGGAATTGGAGAGTTAGGTGGCCTGAAGCAATTGAAAGGCCGACTAACTATTTTGAATCTAGAACATGTGAAGAGTGAAGAAGAAGCGAAGAAGGCAAAATtggaggagaagagagatgTATGCGAGCTAACATTTGAATGGACAAGAGACGACAAAAATGAGGAAGAGTCGGAGAGTAGCACAAGCAGCAGCATTAATGATGAGCATGAACAGGTACTAGAAGGCCTCCGGCCCGATACTAATTTGCAAAGGCTGCAGATTGAAGGATTCAGGGGTGCCAGATTTCCGTCATGGGTGATGTGTCTCAACAACTTGAAGAAGATTAAATTATTCGACTGCCCCAATTGTGAAGGAGTTCCAGCACTGGGTCAGCTACCTAATCTTAGACGTGTCAAGATTTGTAGGATGGATAACCTAAAATGTGTGGGAGCTGATGGTCTAGACTCGTTCCCTCTTGTTGAGCATATGAGTATATTTGGTTGTCCCAGCCTAGAGTCGATTCGGATCACACAGGGCATTGCTTCTCTCCGTGAATTGATCATAAAGGATTGTGATAATCTAACATCACTTCCAACCACACAGGGGGGTATTGCATCTCTAGAGTTGGAGATTAGTAAATGTGATCGATTATCAAGCCTACCAAGTGGTCTCCTCCTACGCTGCACCTCTCTGAAGCTTCGTTATTGTCCTAATCTAACATCAATATTTCCCATCACACAGGATATGCCATCATCTCTCCGTAAATTGACGATTACAGCTTGCACGGGATTATCAAGTCTACCACTAAGCGGGCTCCTCTCTCTTGATGAGTTGAGGATATACGATTGCTCTAGTCTAGCACCATCCATTTCAGTCCCATCAGGCGTCCTCCGCAGATTGATTGTTCTTAATTGTGAGGAATTGACATCCATTTCAATGACGACGTCAAGTCTTCTACTTTTGGAGTTGTGTATAGGGAATTGCAATAATCTACAATCTATTGTTCCAGCAGATTTACAGGGCTTCCCATGTCTCCGTGAGTTGATAATACGACATTGTGGGAAATTAAAATATCTGCCGACAGGGTTTCACTGCCTCACCCGATTGAAGAAACTGTTTATTGGCCCGTTCTGGGAGGAGCTCCATTCCTTCCCTGAGTTTCAGCTTCCACCACATTCACAACTTGAAGAGTTAACCTTGAGAGGGTGGCCTAAGCTCAAGTCTCTGCCCCAGCAAATTCAGCACTTGACTTGTCTAAACAAGTTGTATATAAGTGGGTTCGAAGGAGTGGATGCTCTTCCTGAGTGGTTGGGAAATCTCACATCTCTTGAGATTCTGGAAATTAGGAATTGTGAGAATCTCAAGTATCTACCTACACTTCAAGCTATGCAGCGCCTCACCAAATTGGAGATGATCTATATTACGAGATGTCCCCTCCTCAAGGAAAATTGCACCAAGGACACAGGCCCTGAATGGCCCAAGATTGCTCATATCCCAACTATCGACA TCTAG